A DNA window from Carnobacterium funditum DSM 5970 contains the following coding sequences:
- the ligA gene encoding NAD-dependent DNA ligase LigA, whose amino-acid sequence MAIDQTFEEAKNKVSELRDLLDKYSYQYYVQDKPVISDTDYDKLYKELVGLEENFPDLISNDSPTQRIGGTILPGFEKVTHEIPMLSLGNAFDENDLLEFDKRIQKLTDKKIHYICELKIDGLAISLKYKAGKLVLAATRGNGEIGENVTQNIRTVKSVPLRLKKPYNIEVRGECYMPKSSFVALNEEREENGEAVFANPRNAAAGGLRNLDAKETAKRNLSIFIYTVADFGEMTADSQEAALKQLDELGIRTNPERKVFETIEEVWTYVQTFHDKRTQLPYDIDGIVIKVNEFDVQEEIGYTVKAPRWAIAYKFKAEEGTTVIREIEWSVGRTGVVTPTAIMDPILLAGTTVRRASLHNVDLIKERDIRLLDTVVVHKAGDIIPEVTRVVLEERSTDSESYLVPTHCPACESELVHLEEEVALRCINPKCPAQITEGLAHFASRNAMNIDGMGPKVISQLFEKGLVHDVADLYKVTYDKLLTLDKIKDKAANKLLTAINASRSNSLERLLFGLGIRHVGTKAAKQIAEQFETIENVQTAKQEDIIAIEGIGEIIAESVATYFSLPEVDELINELRISQVNLVYLGKKKEELAKSDSYFNGKTIVLTGKLTHFTREEAKDRIENLGGKVTGSVSKKTDLVVAGEEAGSKLAKAQKLEMTVWDEDQLLKALEGEENE is encoded by the coding sequence ATGGCCATAGATCAAACTTTTGAAGAAGCAAAAAATAAGGTCAGTGAATTGAGAGACTTACTTGATAAATATAGCTACCAATATTATGTTCAAGATAAACCTGTCATTTCAGATACAGACTACGATAAATTGTACAAAGAACTTGTTGGGTTAGAAGAAAATTTTCCGGATTTGATTTCCAACGATTCACCAACACAACGAATCGGTGGTACGATTTTACCAGGCTTTGAAAAAGTCACTCATGAGATTCCGATGCTTAGTTTAGGTAACGCGTTTGACGAAAATGATTTGCTTGAATTTGATAAACGTATTCAAAAGTTGACAGACAAAAAAATCCATTACATTTGTGAACTGAAAATTGATGGTTTAGCTATTTCCTTAAAATACAAAGCCGGGAAGTTAGTTTTGGCAGCTACTCGTGGTAATGGAGAAATTGGGGAAAATGTCACTCAAAATATCCGAACTGTGAAATCTGTTCCATTACGATTAAAAAAACCTTATAATATTGAGGTTCGTGGGGAATGTTACATGCCAAAATCATCATTTGTAGCCTTGAATGAAGAACGAGAAGAAAATGGCGAAGCTGTTTTTGCTAATCCTAGAAATGCTGCAGCGGGCGGATTGCGCAACTTAGATGCTAAAGAAACGGCGAAGCGTAATCTCAGTATTTTCATTTATACTGTCGCAGACTTTGGCGAAATGACAGCAGACAGTCAAGAAGCTGCATTAAAACAATTAGATGAGTTAGGTATCCGTACCAATCCTGAACGAAAAGTTTTTGAAACCATCGAAGAAGTTTGGACATATGTTCAAACCTTTCATGATAAACGAACTCAATTGCCATATGACATTGATGGTATCGTAATCAAAGTAAATGAATTTGATGTACAAGAAGAAATTGGCTACACTGTAAAAGCTCCTCGATGGGCTATTGCCTATAAATTTAAAGCTGAAGAAGGAACGACCGTAATACGCGAAATTGAATGGAGTGTCGGCAGAACAGGAGTTGTGACACCAACGGCCATTATGGATCCCATCCTATTAGCAGGTACGACGGTTAGACGTGCTAGCCTGCATAATGTTGACTTGATAAAAGAACGGGACATTCGTTTATTAGACACAGTAGTGGTCCATAAAGCTGGCGATATTATTCCTGAAGTAACACGCGTCGTTTTAGAAGAGAGATCAACGGATAGTGAAAGTTATCTAGTTCCAACACACTGTCCAGCATGTGAAAGTGAATTGGTCCATCTAGAAGAAGAAGTGGCTTTACGATGTATTAATCCTAAGTGTCCAGCTCAAATAACGGAAGGATTGGCTCACTTTGCTTCACGCAATGCAATGAATATTGATGGAATGGGTCCAAAAGTGATTAGTCAATTATTTGAAAAAGGGTTAGTTCATGATGTAGCTGATTTATACAAAGTAACCTATGACAAATTATTAACATTAGATAAAATTAAAGACAAAGCTGCTAATAAGCTGTTAACAGCTATTAATGCTAGTCGCAGTAATTCACTAGAACGGTTATTATTTGGTTTGGGTATCCGACACGTTGGCACAAAAGCAGCTAAGCAAATTGCCGAACAGTTCGAAACGATTGAAAATGTTCAAACAGCCAAACAAGAGGATATTATTGCCATCGAAGGAATCGGTGAGATTATTGCTGAAAGTGTTGCGACTTATTTTTCATTACCAGAAGTGGATGAATTGATAAATGAATTACGCATAAGCCAAGTTAATTTGGTTTATTTAGGTAAGAAAAAAGAAGAATTGGCTAAAAGTGATTCATACTTTAATGGTAAAACAATTGTTCTAACTGGAAAGCTTACGCATTTCACTCGCGAAGAAGCGAAAGACCGTATCGAAAATCTTGGTGGGAAAGTAACTGGGAGTGTTTCTAAAAAAACAGATCTCGTCGTTGCTGGCGAAGAAGCAGGTAGTAAATTAGCTAAAGCTCAAAAACTCGAAATGACTGTTTGGGATGAAGACCAACTATTGAAGGCATTAGAAGGAGAAGAAAATGAATAA
- a CDS encoding CamS family sex pheromone protein, whose product MNKKIIATLATAVFLLSACSDPTGGNTSNNPVDTKGETDKTTTSNQLSNDYYKTIVTDGGYQISKTRGSTLGLNSNFNLKAFETGLMSLSQVHFDTGNYYFQEGQYIDSTTANNWLKRVSEKNPDGLNPEDNGKKESNERNPYYLNSVLEQDYMIKKDDKFTLGGISIGLSMNAIDYYQKVEFGDEYKTKISRDELLKQGKEMANKIVQRLRKTEGVGKIPIVVGIFEQSPKDSLAGGSFIVEAVSENGSTKVGNWRALNQKKVVFPLVDETSNELSNFENFKSEVENFFPNLSGVTAEASYTDDQLVKMKVSIITQFYGESEIIGFTQYVADKAATFLPPNIPIEITIESINGTESFMSRKIGETKFYTHIFN is encoded by the coding sequence ATGAATAAAAAAATCATTGCAACACTGGCTACTGCTGTTTTTTTGCTGAGCGCCTGCAGTGACCCTACAGGTGGAAATACAAGTAACAATCCTGTAGATACTAAAGGAGAAACGGATAAAACAACAACCAGCAATCAATTATCAAATGATTATTACAAAACAATCGTAACCGATGGTGGCTATCAAATAAGTAAAACACGGGGATCTACATTAGGATTGAATTCAAATTTTAACCTTAAAGCATTTGAAACAGGTTTAATGAGTCTATCTCAAGTACACTTTGACACAGGTAACTATTATTTCCAAGAAGGACAATATATTGATAGTACAACAGCTAACAATTGGTTGAAACGAGTTAGTGAAAAAAACCCAGATGGTTTGAATCCAGAAGACAATGGAAAAAAAGAATCAAATGAACGCAATCCTTACTACTTGAATTCTGTTTTAGAACAAGATTATATGATTAAAAAAGACGATAAATTTACATTAGGCGGTATTAGTATCGGTCTATCAATGAACGCAATTGATTATTATCAAAAAGTTGAATTCGGAGATGAATATAAAACAAAAATCAGCCGTGATGAGTTGTTAAAACAAGGCAAAGAAATGGCCAATAAAATTGTCCAGCGGTTACGCAAAACGGAAGGCGTCGGAAAAATCCCGATTGTAGTAGGTATTTTTGAACAATCCCCTAAAGACAGTTTAGCTGGCGGAAGTTTTATAGTAGAAGCTGTTAGCGAAAACGGTAGCACAAAAGTTGGAAATTGGAGAGCGTTAAACCAGAAAAAAGTTGTTTTTCCTTTAGTAGATGAAACGAGTAATGAATTATCTAACTTTGAAAACTTTAAATCAGAAGTAGAGAACTTTTTCCCTAATTTGAGCGGAGTAACAGCTGAAGCCAGTTACACAGATGACCAACTCGTAAAAATGAAAGTAAGTATCATTACACAATTTTACGGAGAAAGTGAAATTATCGGCTTCACCCAATACGTGGCAGACAAAGCCGCAACATTTTTACCACCAAACATACCAATAGAAATCACAATCGAATCCATAAACGGAACTGAATCATTCATGTCAAGAAAAATAGGCGAAACAAAATTCTACACACACATATTTAATTAA